Sequence from the Flavobacterium sp. TR2 genome:
GTCAAAAACACCCATTTAGGTTTAAAAAAACATACAGCGACATAAAAAGTACTTTTAGCGTTATTTTTATCGATGGTATAGTAATAATTTTGTTGCACTTTTATGAAAGTGAATTTATGGAAAACAATAACGTACCGAAACACCTTTATTTTTACTCAGTTGGTCTGAGTTATAAAAAAGCTGATGCTGAGGTCAGAGGTCAATTTAGTTTGGATGCTGTTGCGAAGACTCGTCTGCTGGAACAAGCTAAAAACGAAGGAATAGAAAGTTTAATTGTAACTTCAACCTGCAACAGAACCGAAATTTACGGTTTTGCAGAACATCCATTTCAATTAATAAAATTGATTTGCGATAACAGCAATGGTTCTGTTGACGCTTTTCAAAAAGTTGGTTTCGTTTACAAAAATCAAGAAGCAATCAATCATTTATTTCGCGTAGGAACTGGATTAGATAGTCAGATTCTAGGCGATTTCGAAATTATATCTCAAATTAAAACCAGTTTTACTCATTCAAAATCTTTAGGTTTAGCAAATGCTTTTATGGAAAGATTGGTGAATGCAGTAATTCAGGCGAGCAAGAGAATTAAAACTGAAACAGAGATTAGTTCTGGCGCTACATCAGTTTCTTTTGCGTCGGTACAATACATCCTTAAAAACGTTGAGGATATCAGCAACAAAAACATTTTGCTTTTTGGAACTGGTAAAATCGGAAGAAATACGTGCGAGAATTTGGTAAAACATACTAAAAATGAGCACATCACATTAATAAATCGAACTAAAGATAAGGCAGAGAAATTAGCAGGAAAATTAAATCTTATTGTTAAAGATTACTCTGAACTGCATTTAGAACTTCAAAAAGCCGATGTCGTGGTTGTTGCCACAGGCGCGCAAAACCCAACAGTTGACAAAGCGATTCTGAATCTTAAAAAACCTTTATTGATTCTGGATTTATCGATTCCGAAAAACGTACACGAAAATGTTGAGGAATTAGAAGGCGTAACGTTAATCCACATGGATTATTTGTCTCAGCTGACGGATGAAACTTTGGAAAACAGAAAATTACATATTCCAGCGGCCGAAGCCATCATCGAAGAAATCAAAGAAGAATTTGTGACTTGGATGAAAGGACGAAAATTTGCTCCGACAATTAATGCTTTAAAAGAGAAATTAAACGCAATTAAAGCTTCAGAATTGGATTTTCAAAGCAAAAAAATCGCTGATTTCAACGAAGAGCAAGCTGAAATCATCAGCAACAGAATCATTCAGAAAATCACTACTCATTTTGCAAATCATTTAAAAGACGACGACACTATGGTCGATGAAAGCATCGAATGGATCGAAAAAGTCTTCAAAATAAAAGCATCTTAAATAAAATTTTAAACCATATAAGTTATATAAGTTCATTTAAAAACTGCGTGTTACCACAACGACTTAAATTACTCACATAACTTATATAGTTCAAAAAAAGTTATACAAGTTCATTTAAAACTGTGTGTTACCACAACGACTTAAATTACTTACATAACTTATATAGTTCAAAAAAAGTTATACAAGTTCATTTAAAACTGTGTTTTACCGCAACGACTTAAATTACTTACATAACTTATATGGTTCAAAAAAAAGTTATACAAGTTCATTTAAAACTGTGTTTTACCGCAACGACTTAAATTACTTACATAACTTATATAGTTCAAAAAAAAGTTATATAAGTTCATTTAAAACTGTGTTTTACCGCAACGACTTAAATTACTTACATAACTTATATGGTTCAAAAAAAAGTTATATAAGTTCATTTAAAAGCTGCCATTTTACCCAAACAGCTTAAATTACTTATATAACTTATATGGTTCAAAAAAACAAAACATGGCTGAAAAAACAATCAGAATAGGAACGCGCGACAGCGAATTAGCACTTTGGCAAGCACACACTGTAGAGAAAAAACTAAACGACTTAGGCTACAAAACCTCAATTGTTGCGGTTAAATCTCAGGGTGACATTATTCTTGATAAGCCACTTTACGAATTAGGAATCACAGGAATCTTTACTAAAACCTTAGATATAGCAATGATCAATGGCGATATTGATATTGCGGTGCATTCTATGAAAGATGTTCCAACGGCCTTGCCAAAAGGAATTGTCCAGGGAGCTGTTTTGCCAAGAGCCAATGTTCTGGACATTTTAGTCCATAAAGGAAATCCCGATTTCACAAACCCAAGCACCATTGCAACGGGAAGTCTTAGACGCCAGGCACAATGGTTCAATAAATATCCTAACCATACGGTGGTCGATTTGCGCGGAAACGTAAACACACGTATGCAAAAACTGCAAGATAATAATTGGGACGGAGCTGTTTTTGCAGCTGCAGGTTTAGAACGCATTAACTTAAAACCTGAAAATTACATCAATTTAGATTGGATGATTCCCGCGCCTGCACAAGGAGCAATGCTTGTGGTGGCAATGGAAAATGACAATTATACTCTGGATGCGCTTTCTCAATTAAATGACATAGAAACTGAAATCTGCACGCATATCGAACGTCAGTTTTTAAGAACGCTTGAAGGCGGATGCACTGCCCCTATCGGAGCTTTGGTTACTTATAATGAAGACGAAGACACGCTCCATTTTCAAGGTGTTTTACTTTCTATCGATGGAAAACAAAAATTGGAAATCGACAAAATAGTTGATATTTCAGAGTGGAAAAAGTTAGGCTTCAATTCGGCTCAGGAGATTTTGAATAATGGAGGAACGGAATTAATGCAGCAAATCAAAGAATCCCTGAAAAAATAATGGCAAACCCTGTTCAAATACTATCTACTAAAATATTATCTCCTCTTCATAAGCAAGAACTAATGAAATATGGAGTCGAAGTAATCGAAGCCGATTTCATCAAAACCGCAAATAAACCTTTCGAATTAAAAGACCTCAACGAAAGTCTGATTTTTACGAGCCAAAATGCTGTTCACAGCGTTTTATCGAATCCGTATTCAGAGCAGTTGAAGAAGAAAAACGTATACTGCGTTGGTCTGAAAACCAAAACTTTATTGACAGACCACGGGTTCAACGTTGTAGCTTACACAGGTTACGCTTCGGATTTGGCTGAAATCATCACTTTGATTTATAGAAATGAAAGCTATACTTTTTTCAGCGGAAACTTGAGGAGAGACACTTTGCCAGAAGCTTTAAAAGAAGCCGGAATTAAATTCAACGAAATTCAGGTTTACGAAACTTCTTTACAGCCTCAGAAAATAAAAGCAAATCCAGAAGCGATTTTGTTTTTTAGTCCGTCTGGCGTTAAAAGTTACCTGAAAGACAACGAAATAAATAAACAAATCTGCTTTTGTATTGGCGACACCACTGCAGAAGCTTTATCAAAAATCACAAAAAACATCATCGTCGCAGATCAGCCTACAATTGAGGATGTGATTGAAGATGTAATTCACGAATACAAGTAATGTTTACAACATCCTGCAAGGTTTTCAAAACCTTGTAGGTTTAAATATAAATCAACAAACAATACCTACAAGGTTTTGAAAACCTTGCAGGAAAAACAAATAAGAGATGTTAAAAAACGACCTATTTTTAAAAGCATTAAAAGGAGAAACTGTTCAGCGTCCGCCAGTATGGATGATGCGTCAAGCGGGAAGATATTTACCAGAATTTAGAGAACTTCGTGATAAATATGATTTCTTCACGCGTTGTGAAACTCCAGAATTAGCGGCGGAAATTACTGTTCAGCCAATTCGAAGAATTGCTCCAGATGCCGCGATTTTATTTTCAGACATCTTGGTAGTGCCCCGAGCTATGGGAATTCACGTAGAATTGAAAGACAATTTGGGCCCGATAATTCCGAATCCAATTCGTACAATGGAGCAAGTAAATCAGGTTTATGTTCCAGATGTAAATGAAACTTTAGGTTACGTTTTCAATGCTGTGAAATTGACTAAGGAAATGCTGAACGATGAAGTGCCTTTAATTGGTTTTGCAGGTTCGCCGTGGACAATTTTCTGTTATGCTGTTGAAGGAAAAGGATCTAAAAGCTTTGATACTGCAAAAGGATTCTGTTTTTCAAATCCAGTTGCAGCACATACTTTA
This genomic interval carries:
- the hemA gene encoding glutamyl-tRNA reductase translates to MENNNVPKHLYFYSVGLSYKKADAEVRGQFSLDAVAKTRLLEQAKNEGIESLIVTSTCNRTEIYGFAEHPFQLIKLICDNSNGSVDAFQKVGFVYKNQEAINHLFRVGTGLDSQILGDFEIISQIKTSFTHSKSLGLANAFMERLVNAVIQASKRIKTETEISSGATSVSFASVQYILKNVEDISNKNILLFGTGKIGRNTCENLVKHTKNEHITLINRTKDKAEKLAGKLNLIVKDYSELHLELQKADVVVVATGAQNPTVDKAILNLKKPLLILDLSIPKNVHENVEELEGVTLIHMDYLSQLTDETLENRKLHIPAAEAIIEEIKEEFVTWMKGRKFAPTINALKEKLNAIKASELDFQSKKIADFNEEQAEIISNRIIQKITTHFANHLKDDDTMVDESIEWIEKVFKIKAS
- the hemE gene encoding uroporphyrinogen decarboxylase encodes the protein MLKNDLFLKALKGETVQRPPVWMMRQAGRYLPEFRELRDKYDFFTRCETPELAAEITVQPIRRIAPDAAILFSDILVVPRAMGIHVELKDNLGPIIPNPIRTMEQVNQVYVPDVNETLGYVFNAVKLTKEMLNDEVPLIGFAGSPWTIFCYAVEGKGSKSFDTAKGFCFSNPVAAHTLLQKITDTTILYLKEKVKSGVNAVQIFDSWGGMLSPVDYQEFSWKYINQIVDALAEVTPVIVFGKGCWFALGEMGKSKASALGVDWTCSARNARYLSGGNITLQGNFDPSRLLSPIPTIKKMVHEMIDEFGKDKYVVNLGHGILPNIPVDHAKAFIDAVKEYGQ
- a CDS encoding uroporphyrinogen-III synthase translates to MANPVQILSTKILSPLHKQELMKYGVEVIEADFIKTANKPFELKDLNESLIFTSQNAVHSVLSNPYSEQLKKKNVYCVGLKTKTLLTDHGFNVVAYTGYASDLAEIITLIYRNESYTFFSGNLRRDTLPEALKEAGIKFNEIQVYETSLQPQKIKANPEAILFFSPSGVKSYLKDNEINKQICFCIGDTTAEALSKITKNIIVADQPTIEDVIEDVIHEYK
- the hemC gene encoding hydroxymethylbilane synthase, producing MAEKTIRIGTRDSELALWQAHTVEKKLNDLGYKTSIVAVKSQGDIILDKPLYELGITGIFTKTLDIAMINGDIDIAVHSMKDVPTALPKGIVQGAVLPRANVLDILVHKGNPDFTNPSTIATGSLRRQAQWFNKYPNHTVVDLRGNVNTRMQKLQDNNWDGAVFAAAGLERINLKPENYINLDWMIPAPAQGAMLVVAMENDNYTLDALSQLNDIETEICTHIERQFLRTLEGGCTAPIGALVTYNEDEDTLHFQGVLLSIDGKQKLEIDKIVDISEWKKLGFNSAQEILNNGGTELMQQIKESLKK